In the Scylla paramamosain isolate STU-SP2022 chromosome 14, ASM3559412v1, whole genome shotgun sequence genome, one interval contains:
- the LOC135107091 gene encoding uncharacterized protein LOC135107091 isoform X3, protein MPVYHITAADGEEVWVAAARRRMQDGRLWRRKEEDLDTCFSSGLFPFASLGWPGQGRGETMPDLARLYATTLKTGHGILFWVAQVVMLGLDLMRRLSFETVLLHGLQGDGGGHKMSKSWGSVKDLLDVISGASLEASQSVELMPFGPPCAPPASRVIVA, encoded by the exons ATGCCAGTGTACCACATCACTGCAGCAGATGGCGaggaggtgtgggtggcggcTGCTCGGAGGAGGATGCAAGACGGAAGgctgtggagaaggaag gaggaagatctGGACACCTGTTTCTCCTCTGGCCTGTTTCCCTTTGCCTCTCTGGGCTGGCCGGgtcaggggaggggagagaccaTGCCTGACCTTGCTCGCTTGTACGCAACGACCTTGAAGACTGGTCACGGCATCCTCTTCTGGGTGGCTCAGGTGGTCATGCTGGGACTCGACTTGATGAGGAGGCTTTCCTTTGAG actgTGCTACTGCATGGCCTCcagggtgatggtggcggccacAAGATGTCCAAGTCCTGGGGCAGTGTGAAAGACCTCCTGGATGTCATCAGTGGGGCATCCCTGGAG GCATCCCAGAGTGTGGAGCTGATGCCCTTCGGTCCACCCTGTGCTCCACCAGCTTCAAGAGTCATTGTGGCATAG
- the LOC135107091 gene encoding uncharacterized protein LOC135107091 isoform X2 → MPVYHITAADGEEVWVAAARRRMQDGRLWRRKQEEDLDTCFSSGLFPFASLGWPGQGRGETMPDLARLYATTLKTGHGILFWVAQVVMLGLDLMRRLSFETVLLHGLQGDGGGHKMSKSWGSVKDLLDVISGASLEASQSVELMPFGPPCAPPASRVIVA, encoded by the exons ATGCCAGTGTACCACATCACTGCAGCAGATGGCGaggaggtgtgggtggcggcTGCTCGGAGGAGGATGCAAGACGGAAGgctgtggagaaggaag caggaggaagatctGGACACCTGTTTCTCCTCTGGCCTGTTTCCCTTTGCCTCTCTGGGCTGGCCGGgtcaggggaggggagagaccaTGCCTGACCTTGCTCGCTTGTACGCAACGACCTTGAAGACTGGTCACGGCATCCTCTTCTGGGTGGCTCAGGTGGTCATGCTGGGACTCGACTTGATGAGGAGGCTTTCCTTTGAG actgTGCTACTGCATGGCCTCcagggtgatggtggcggccacAAGATGTCCAAGTCCTGGGGCAGTGTGAAAGACCTCCTGGATGTCATCAGTGGGGCATCCCTGGAG GCATCCCAGAGTGTGGAGCTGATGCCCTTCGGTCCACCCTGTGCTCCACCAGCTTCAAGAGTCATTGTGGCATAG
- the LOC135107091 gene encoding uncharacterized protein LOC135107091 isoform X6 — MSTQQEEDLDTCFSSGLFPFASLGWPGQGRGETMPDLARLYATTLKTGHGILFWVAQVVMLGLDLMRRLSFETVLLHGLQGDGGGHKMSKSWGSVKDLLDVISGASLEASQSVELMPFGPPCAPPASRVIVA; from the exons ATGTCcacccagcaggaggaagatctGGACACCTGTTTCTCCTCTGGCCTGTTTCCCTTTGCCTCTCTGGGCTGGCCGGgtcaggggaggggagagaccaTGCCTGACCTTGCTCGCTTGTACGCAACGACCTTGAAGACTGGTCACGGCATCCTCTTCTGGGTGGCTCAGGTGGTCATGCTGGGACTCGACTTGATGAGGAGGCTTTCCTTTGAG actgTGCTACTGCATGGCCTCcagggtgatggtggcggccacAAGATGTCCAAGTCCTGGGGCAGTGTGAAAGACCTCCTGGATGTCATCAGTGGGGCATCCCTGGAG GCATCCCAGAGTGTGGAGCTGATGCCCTTCGGTCCACCCTGTGCTCCACCAGCTTCAAGAGTCATTGTGGCATAG
- the LOC135107091 gene encoding uncharacterized protein LOC135107091 isoform X1: MSDQNEAHGTPRRSSSSSSEKKRREKDSVPLPASKRRATQDTGVKDGPSQPRPECGSPPAVAGPSRANTTTECSSGGETINRLSALLSDLIEKLDNNPVREDEPYDNCENIRGLHDISSSEEDATVNSVGLLDPLDELDTFHSMPASQDCDEVDFLKALGEFSGLFHSEEQKGEPLSERLASILNLSLRRRPSAEGIKSTCEKIKLPGNVPNLKVPVTNAAVSKTMSFGGKLIDAKLTQTNGLISKALIPIALCISDIGEKKGKNINSYLDGLNMSLRLLSSVINYINQLRKEVARLHVHDSALAELCKWEYEVGQDALFPFDVTKKCKEIHKTKKLGRPTYRPYKSSWRKYASNKQTRRPYQVSSHSRLHNQPRPFLGQKHPQGRGMHLPKLHQ, translated from the coding sequence ATGTCGGACCAGAACGAGGCTCACGGAACGCCAAGGCGTTCGTCATCGTCGTCCTCTGAGAAGAAGAGACGTGAGAAAGACTCTGTGCCTTTACCGGCCAGTAAAAGGAGGGCCACCCAGGACACGGGAGTGAAGGACGGCCCGAGTCAACCACGGCCCGAGTGTGGTTCACCACCAGCTGTGGCCGGCCCAAGTCGCGCCAACACAACAACCGAGTGCTCGTCTGGCGGTGAAACTATCAACCGGCTATCTGCATTGTTGAGTGATTTAATTGAAAAACTCGACAATAACCCAGTACGGGAAGATGAGCCTTACGATAACTGTGAAAATATTCGTGGCCTTCATGACATTTCCTCGTCTGAGGAAGACGCCACAGTAAATTCAGTGGGTTTGCTTGACCCTTTGGATGAACTGGACACGTTCCACTCCATGCCTGCGTCCCAAGACTGTGATGAGGTTGATTTTCTTAAGGCATTAGGGGAATTCTCAGGTCTTTTCCATAGTgaggaacagaaaggagagCCCCTCTCTGAGCGTTTGGCCTCCATCCTGAACTTGAGTTTGAGACGTCGACCGTCCGCTGAAGGTATAAAATCTACTTGTGAAAAAATCAAGCTCCCAGGCAATGTGCCAAACCTAAAAGTTCCGGTGACCAACGCTGCTGTTTCCAAAACGATGAGTTTTGGTGGAAAATTGATTGACGCCAAGCTTACTCAAACTAATGGCCTGATCTCAAAAGCTTTAATTCCTATTGCACTGTGCATAAGCGATAtcggggaaaagaaaggaaaaaatataaattcatacTTAGATGGACTAAACATGAGTCTTAGGCTGCTTTCCTCTGTTATTAATTACATTAATCAACTACGGAAAGAAGTTGCACGGCTCCATGTTCACGACTCTGCCTTGGCTGAGCTTTGCAAGTGGGAGTATGAGGTTGGACAAGATGCTCTTTTTCCGTTTGATGTGACTAAGAAATGCaaggaaatacataaaacaaagaaactggGAAGGCCTACATACCGTCCTTACAAGTCTTCTTGGAGGAAGTATGCTTCAAACAAGCAAACTAGGCGGCCCTATCAGGTTTCCTCGCATTCTCGGCTACATAACCAGCCAAGGCCTTTTTTAGGCCAGAAGCATCCCCAGGGGAGAGGGATGCATTTACCAAAACTCCACCAATAA
- the LOC135107091 gene encoding uncharacterized protein LOC135107091 isoform X4, with translation MPVYHITAADGEEVWVAAARRRMQDGRLWRRKQEEDLDTCFSSGLFPFASLGWPGQGRGETMPDLARLYATTLKTGHGILFWVAQVVMLGLDLMRRLSFETVLLHGLQGDGGGHKMSKSWGSVKDLLDVISGASLEVLCKRVEGSLNAEKVLTGLV, from the exons ATGCCAGTGTACCACATCACTGCAGCAGATGGCGaggaggtgtgggtggcggcTGCTCGGAGGAGGATGCAAGACGGAAGgctgtggagaaggaag caggaggaagatctGGACACCTGTTTCTCCTCTGGCCTGTTTCCCTTTGCCTCTCTGGGCTGGCCGGgtcaggggaggggagagaccaTGCCTGACCTTGCTCGCTTGTACGCAACGACCTTGAAGACTGGTCACGGCATCCTCTTCTGGGTGGCTCAGGTGGTCATGCTGGGACTCGACTTGATGAGGAGGCTTTCCTTTGAG actgTGCTACTGCATGGCCTCcagggtgatggtggcggccacAAGATGTCCAAGTCCTGGGGCAGTGTGAAAGACCTCCTGGATGTCATCAGTGGGGCATCCCTGGAG GTACTGTGcaagagggtggaggggagccTGAATGCAGAAAAGGTACTCACTGGTCTTGTATGA
- the LOC135107091 gene encoding uncharacterized protein LOC135107091 isoform X5 — protein sequence MPVYHITAADGEEVWVAAARRRMQDGRLWRRKQEEDLDTCFSSGLFPFASLGWPGQGRGETMPDLARLYATTLKTGHGILFWVAQVVMLGLDLMRRLSFETVLLHGLQGDGGGHKMSKSWGSVKDLLDVISGASLEVCDLLVLECVLY from the exons ATGCCAGTGTACCACATCACTGCAGCAGATGGCGaggaggtgtgggtggcggcTGCTCGGAGGAGGATGCAAGACGGAAGgctgtggagaaggaag caggaggaagatctGGACACCTGTTTCTCCTCTGGCCTGTTTCCCTTTGCCTCTCTGGGCTGGCCGGgtcaggggaggggagagaccaTGCCTGACCTTGCTCGCTTGTACGCAACGACCTTGAAGACTGGTCACGGCATCCTCTTCTGGGTGGCTCAGGTGGTCATGCTGGGACTCGACTTGATGAGGAGGCTTTCCTTTGAG actgTGCTACTGCATGGCCTCcagggtgatggtggcggccacAAGATGTCCAAGTCCTGGGGCAGTGTGAAAGACCTCCTGGATGTCATCAGTGGGGCATCCCTGGAGGTGTGTGACTtgctggtgctggagtgtgttctGTATTGA